The DNA sequence ACCAGCACCAGCACCTTCAATACCACGGAAAAGTAGTGGATTGTAACGGCTGAAGCGAGATAATGCACCTGTACCACTATCTGCAAGCTGAGGGTTATTAGGATTGAAAACATCATCTAGGTCTAAGCCTTCAGCTCCAACCCAAACATCTGCTTTTTCGCCTACAGGGAAACGATAGTGTAAGTCAGAAATTTCAACTGAGTTATCAGTAGTATTGTCATAACCTAAACGAGTCGAGTTAGTACCAGTGACATCATCATCTAATTGAGTAGCATTTCCAGTTTGTAGTCTAGCTCTCAAACGGTCTTCACCAGTAAAACTAGTATCAAAATTCAAGCGACTACGGTAGCTTAAGGTAGTTTCAGCATTGATATCATCATCATTATCGTCGTCGTCATCGTCGTCATCATCAAGACCGCCACCAAAGACATCAGAAACAGAGAAGATAGCTTCGCCTTTGAGTTTAGTAGTAGTAGAGAACTGACTGTCTTCTAGTACCGCAGTACGGCTTTCAATCTCGTCAACTCTACCGCCAAGGGTAGCTAATTCTGCTTCAAATTCTTGTTGCAGACGGTTAATGGTGTCTAGTTGTTCTTGGTCAACACCACTTGAATTGCTGGCAATCAAACGTTCAATTTGATTTAAGCAGGAGTTTAAACCAGCAGCAAATTCGTAACGAGTTAAGGCCTGATCGCCACGGTAAGTTTGGTTAGGAAAACCAGCAATACAACCGTAACGATCTACTAAACTACGTAGTGCTTCATATGCCCAGTCAGTAGGGGAAACGTCTCTTAATTGATTGACGTTTGTAACCTGAGACTGATTGTCTTGATTTAACTGTTGATAGTTATTGATTTGTTCTAAAGTCTGGTCAACTGCTTCTTTGTCCGCATTAACACTTTGCGCCGATGCACTATTAGCGGAAAATAAACAGGCTGCAAATAAAACGGGAGCAATTTTAGCTGCTTGCCAAAATAATCTAATCATATGTATCCTCACACACCTAAATATAAATTAAGCTACGTTTTTGTAGTCTTTTAACAGTTAAACCTGGTCGTTAATTACAAACGTTTTAACTGACTTATATCATCAGTATAATCAACCCTCAGATGAATGAACCTTAATGTGGTGACATTTTGTTGACCGCACACCTTTAGTAGTTGATTTTACCTAAATAAACATAGATTGAAAATTTATCTTAAAGTAACAACTTAATCGAACAGTTAAAATAAGATAAAATCCTGGTTAACTCTGGAATAATTTGCTTTTGCAGGATGATTAAATGCCAGAATGCTTGCTTAGTTCCTTTTGCCTGTCACCATGTAGGTAACGCGCTGACTAATGTTAGTAGCGTGGTCTGCCATTCTTTCTAAATGACGAATAATTAAGCCCAAAAGTAAAACTGGTTCGACTACTCCTGGAACATTTTTCTGCATCGCGATCGCATTGTAAATGTGATCGTAAGCATTATCAACAATATCATCATATTCTTTAACTCTAGCCCCTGCACTAGGATCTAAGTCGGCCAAAGCTACCAAGCTAGTGGCTAACATGAGTTGGGCGTGTTCTGACATTTGGGCAATTTCGGGCAAAATCGCAGCAGGTGGGTATTTTACCAGCTTGATTGCCATTTCACTTAAGTCTTGAGCATAGTCACCAATTCTTTCGAGATCTCGTACTAACTGCATAGAGGCACTAAGCATCCTTAAGTCTTGGGCTACGGGGGCTTGAAGCGTCATTAAGGTTGCACAGTCTGACTCAATTTGGCGGTAGTAAATGTCAATCTGCTTTTCTAAAACCAGCAATTTGGGAATTGCATCGAGATCTCTCTCAAACAAAGCCTGATGACTTAAGCGAAACGACTGTTCGACCAAAGTACCCATCCGCAGTACTTCTTGCTGCACTTTTCGTAGAGAACGCTGCAATTGGTTTGCTTGTGAAGACCTAGAACTATCATGAGAAGTTAAAGTCACTGTACTTAGTAGTGTATATGTTTAAATGTGTATTTATATTTGGCTAGATATCATAATTTGGAGTTTATTTTATATTAATAGCAAAAAAAGCTTGAGTTTGATAGAGCGAATGTATTCAAACTAACCAAAATGGGTCAGGTATTTTACACTTGATCTATAGGTAACAAAATTTCCAACCATGCTCCACCTATTTGAGGATGATTTTTGGCGGAGATTGTACCACCATGAGCTTGAATAATTTGCTCGACAATAGCTAATCCCAGACCACTACCGTCGGCAGAAGTATTTTGTGGTTCTCTAGCGCGAGATTTATCTCCTCGATATAGTCTTTCAAAAATATAAGGAAGATCTGAAGTATTAAATCCCGACCCTGAGTCAATTACATCAATCTTAATTTGTTTTCTAGAATCGGATTGTCTTGAAGACTGAGCAAGTACTTGGACTAAGATCTCATTGCCTACTGAACTATGCTTGATAGCATTGTCTAGTAGATTGATAAAAACTTGAATTATGCGAGAACGATCGGCAGAAATGACCAACTGGCGATCGCCTTGATAAGAGAGGGTTACTTCTTTGCGTTTAGCGATCGGTTCTAGGGTTTGCCACACTGATTGCACTAAATCGTATAGCTCGATCGTTTCATATTTTAAAGCTTTGTTTGGTGCAGCCTGAAGCTGAGTTAGATCTAACCACTCTTGAACTAGTTCAATCAGCCGATTAGTTTCTTGCAGCATCTTTTCAACCCAACGGCGTTCGGGATCTTGTAAACGTCGGAGCAAATTTTCGGCGACTAAAGAGATAGATGTCAGAGGGGTGCGTAGTTCGTGAGTGAGATCGGCAAAAGTGCGATCGCGAGACTGGGACAATTCCAGCAGAGGTTGACGGTTTTCGATAAACACACCTACCTGCTGCTTTGGTAAAGGAAATCCAGATCCTTTAAGAGCGATCGCTTCTACTACTTTCTGTAGTGGCTGAGTATCATCTGTTTCCCACTCTGATTGTTGAGGCGAGACATAGCGAGTGAAGTAAAAGATCCATTCTTTCGTTTGAGAACGTTGAGAATTGCGAGTTGATTCAATTAACTGATCGAGATCGTAGGAACGAACTAACTCTAGTAGTAAGCGCACCCGCAGCGCTCGTCGAGAATCAATGTGGAGAAGTTGCTTTGCCGTTTGATTACAGCCTAAAAGCTGATTTTCAGCATCTACCTGCAAGTAGCCGATTGGCGCTTGTTCAATTAACTCTTGCCAAGCTTGTTTATCTTGTTCTAGTTGTTGACGCTGGCGAGCGAGTTCGCTTAATTCTCGGCGGATCAAAGACTCTAAGGGCAAAGATACGTCTTCATCTTTATTTCCCACACAGGAACGGAGAGTTTTCTTCAACTGTTGCTTAAATCGGTATTGCTGAACTACATAAATTCCTAGACCAAGCAATAGCCCTAAAAAAAAACTAAAAGTTGCCACAAAAAAAATAGTTGCCCAATTGATACTGAGGTAACTCTAATCAATTTTACAACTGGCATCAATTAAATTTAGACGTTTTGCGATCGATCTTTGATTGTTAAGCTATTAGTTGTCAGCTTTTCTAGCTAAAAAAGACCGAAAAAAAAGGTTTTAGCCAAAACGATAGCCGAAACCTCTAACTGTGATCAAATATTCTGGCTGACTTGGTTCTAACTCTAGCTTTTCACGCAACCAGCGGATATGAACATCGACGGTTTTGGTATCCCCTAAAAAATCTAGTCCCCAAACCTGTTCAATTAGCTGTTCCCTTGACCAAACTCGACGGGGATAGCTCATAAATAATTCCAACAACCGAAATTCTTTAGGGGATAAATTAACTTCGATTCCCCTTACTATGACACGGCATTCTTGCGAAAACAAGCTAATCTCGCGGTATTTTTGGACTGAACTAGGAGATAAGCTGGTGTAGTTCTGACGACGCAGTAAGGCGCGACAGCGAGCAATTAGCTCTCTCATGCTAAAGGGTTTAGTTAAATAGTCATCTGCTCCTACTTCTAAACCCAATACGCGGTCTGTTTCACTACTTTTGGCACTAATTACCAATATAGGCGTTATGTCTCCTTGATAGCGCAGCAAACGACAGATGTCTAGTCCATTTACTTCGGGCAACATTAAGTCCAAAATGATTAAATCTGGAGTCAATTTATCTCGGCTAAAATCTGGGCTTTGAAGAATGTTCAAAGCAGCCCTGCCATTACTGGCGGTATAGACTTCATAGCCTTCTTCTTCTAAAGCTACCTTAACCATATCTCTAATTAAGTCTTCATCTTCGACTAGCAGAATGCGATTGATCTGGGCTAGTTTTGATTGTTCGGAAGTCTGAGGATTTTGCAAGGAAAGCATAAATAGATACTTTAATTTGTCCGTACTATTACATATACACTAATATCGCCCTAGATAGAATATTGAGCAAACTATTTTGTGAATTGTTCAATAAGAGCTAATAGCTTAATCTGGATCAAAGTCATCTGGAATAAAAGAATAGATTATGGCATCATGAAATTTGTCATGGATTAACAGCTTGTTTCTACTTATTCCTTCCTTACAAGCACCTGCTCTTTCTGCAACACGCTGACTATCAATATTCTCTACTGAGGCTATAATTTCAATACGTTTTAACTGCAATTGTTGAACCCCAAACCTAGCTAATAACTTTGTCGCTGTCGTCGCATATCCTTTTCCTGTATATCCAGTTCTTAGCCAGTAACCTAGATTAACGTACCAAGGCGACGAGCTAATACCTATGCCACAACCGCCGACTACTGTACCTTGGCGATCGCGTATACTAAAACCAAACTCTTTACCCTCATTCCAACGTTGAGGTCTTGTTTTGATCCATGCTTCAGTTTCGGCAATTGTATAGTTAGGATGACACCAAGGTAGCCAAGGATAAACACGATCTATTGAAATCTGAATAGCTTCAAATAGCAGAGGAATATCTTTGGGAGTGTATTTTTGGAGAACAATTTGATCGGACTCAAGCATAAAGAATAAAGATGCTCAGAGTATTAAATATTTTTGTCTCTAATGTGCGATTAATCAAAAAGAGGCTAGTAAAAAATTAATAGACCTCTTGCATGAATAGCAGATTAATGTTTTTCCCTTTAACCTTTCCCCTTTTCCCTTGTAACAAGGTATTTAGTTGTGATTAGGGCAAGAAGTCTAATGTTTTTCTTTGCCTCTTCTGTCTTCTCTACCCGAAAATTATTCAGTTATTACTTAACCACCGCAGGTAAAGATCATTCCCATCAGCTGATGAGTAACAGGCAGAGTATCAACAATCATGCCTACGCATAAGAGCATCATGTAAAAGATCGAATACTTAAACATCCCCTTGGCTAATTGATTGCTAGTAGGATCTTGTTTTAATTCCCAGGCTTTGTAGAGAAACTTAGATCCTAAATAAAGAGCGATCGCGCCATAAATAATTCCTAAGTTACCGATTGGATACATTAACAATAGACTACAAGGAACTACTAGTAAGCTATAGATCCAGATTTGCTTGACGGTGGCTTCTTCCCCTTCTACAACAGGCAACATTGGTATCCCTACCTCTGCATAGTCTTCTTTGATCATTAATGCCAAAGCCCAAAAATGAGGAGGAGTCCACAGGAAGATAATGCCAAACAATAACCAGGGAATTAAACCCAAATCTCCTGTTACCGCAGCCCAACCTACTAAAGGTGGGATTGAACCTGCTGCACCACCAATTACAATGTTCTGAGTCGTGTGTCGCTTCAGCCAGTGGGTATAAATCAACATATAGAAGACAATGCCCGACAATGCCAACATTGCAGCTAATAGATTAGCAAATATTGTTAGCAGCGAAAAAGACAATACTCCTAAAACGACGGCAAAAATTAGAGCATGACGAGGCTGTACTCTCCCTGAAGGAATCGGCCGTTGGCGAGTCCGCGTCATAGTGTAGTCTATATCTTGGTCGTAGATACAGTTCATTACTTGCGCAGAGGCTGCTGCTAATGTTCCACCTAATAAGGTTATCAGTAGTAAAAACGGATCGACTCGACCATCAGAGGCAATCCAGATTGATGCTGCAGTGGTAATCAGTAGTAAGGGAATAATGCGCGGTTTTGTTAGTTGATAATAGCTTTTTATTACTTCAGTTATATTTTGATTCTGGCGAGCAAGACTTGTCCCTGTCATTACGATTATTCCTGTAATTGGTCTAGATGTATGTGTGTCGGTGTATTTGAAAAATGATGACTACATCATTGATATTGATTCTTGGGTGCGATCGCGCTGTCTCTCATGGCTAGTACGGTAAAAGCAATTAATACTCCCAGTAAACTTGCTCCTACTGCTTGATGCGTTACGGTTAAAGGTTCAACCTGGAGATGTAGCCTAAAAGTAGCGATGCCGAGTAAAATTTGTAGACTAACTAATCCTGCTGCTGCGTTAGCCAGAGTGCGAAGATTTGCATTTAAGCCAGGGGTTTTCCAAGCAAACCAAACTACGGCAATGGTAGCTAGAGTTGGGGGTACTACACCTAATATGTGAGCATTCATCACGTTACATAGCTGCGATCCGCCAAAACACTGATGTAACGCCCAGCGTGAGCCAACTAATCCCCCCAAAATGCTCTGTAGATAGACTAAGATGGCAGCACTCAAGCCCAACCAACGTAGTTTCCCCGCTACACCTGTACCCTGATAGGGAGTTAGTGCCGTGCCGATAATGATCAAGGTACTAAAAAATAATAATGCTGTACCCAAATGAGCTGTGACAATATCAAAACGTAGTAATTGAGTTACCGTTAATCCCCCTAAAATCCCTTGAAAGACAATTAAAAATAGGGCGAAAGTTGCAGCCCAAGGTAGCCATTGGGGTAGTTGTTTGCGAAACCACCAGGATAAGCTAGATAAAGCGATCGCACTTACGCCAATCAAAGCTGCATCTAAGCGATGAAACCATTCAAGAAATACCTGAAGGTTCATTTGTCTGGTGGGTATCAGCTGACCATAACATAATGGCCAGTCAGGACAGGCTAATCCTGCATTCATAACTCTCGTGGCGCTACCCACCGCCATCAGCAATAAAGTTGCGATCGCAATTTTCCAGACTAAACGACGTATCCATACTCTTGGTTGATATACATCCTGTAGTCTTGCATTGGACGATTGAAACAATGATTCGGTCATAGCAAACTTAATCAAAATAAAAAAGATAAAACTTGGTTGAATATAAAGTGCAATATTTTCTGCTAATGAGTGCGATCGCCTTAATAGTAAATTAGATTTTTATCCCTCAAGTTTTAATTTTGGCTATCTATACTCTAGCTATCTTTTTATTTGTAGCTTTATCTTTATTAGATATTCTTCAGATTGCTCGATTAAAGTAACCAATAAAATCTAACTTCATAAAGAAAAAATTAAGTTTGAGTAAATAATTAAATAATTAAGCTAGCCAATCTGGCTCTGGTTTTCAAGATCCCAAATAAAATCTAAAGAAACTTCAAGATTTTCAGTGGCTTTATTTTGATGCTTGCCTATTTATTAGTAATTTGATCTAACCTATTAGATAGACTAAACAATAATTTTGTAACTGAAATTTTAAGGGTAAATTCCCACTGCACTGCCTAGATCTTGGTAAAGAATTGTAAAATTTAAGCATTTTAGACTGACCAATATACTAGTTAGCAGCAAACCTAGAAACCAATAACTCAAACTATTACCGTGAATATTCCCAGCAGCATACTTACCCTAATCGCAGGCGTGGCAATGACCTTGATCAGTCTTTGGTATGGTCAAAACCATGGACTTTTGCCAATAGCAGCATCCAGCGATGCGGGAGATGTCGATGAACTCTTTAATTTTATGATGACCATCGCTACTGGTCTATTTCTTTTGGTTGAAGGTGTTTTGGTCTATTCTGTGATCAAATTCCGTCGCGCTAAAGGAGACTTTACTGATGGGCCGCCAATAGAAGGTAACGTGCCTTTGGAAATTGTCTGGACTGCTATTCCGACAGTGATTGTCTTTATCCTCTCTATTTATAGCTTTGAGATTTATAACCGCATGGGAGGACTAGACCCAATGACAGCAGGAGATCCTGGCCCCCAAATGGCTCATGCTCATCATCATCATTCACAGTTAGTCGCTCTAGATCCCAATCGACAAAATATTGCTTTAGGTTTAGGTGCCTCTCCAGACTCTAAACAAGGTATTAATCCATTGGAAATTAAGGTAAACGGAATTCAATATGCCTGGGTGTTTACCTATCCTGAAACTGGTGTCATCTCAGGAGAAATACATGTCCCTGTCAATCGTCCAGTAGCATTAAACATGACGGCAGGGGATGTAATTCATGCTTTTTGGCTACCTGAATTTCGGATTAAGCAGGATGTAATACCTGGCAGAGAAACTAACTTAGTCTTTACTCCCAATCAAATTGGGCAGTACCCCGTAGTTTGTGCCGAATTATGTGGTGCATATCATGGTGGGATGAAAACTCAGCTTTATGTCCAAAGCGAAGAAGACTATCAAAAGTGGATTCAGGAAAACACCTTTGCCATGAATAGTGAGAACAATCAATCCGTCGCCATGAGTCCAGTGCCTAACTCTCAGGCTGAATTTTTAGCATCCTATGCCAAAGACTTGGGAGTCAACAGCGATACTTTAGCTCAGTTAAAGCCTACTGAAAATAAATCACAAGCGCAAAGCTTAGAACTATTCAAATAGACCAATTAAATTTCATAAATCACATTAAGTAATGAGTACAACCCTAGAAAGAAATGCTCCAATAGCACCACCAGAGCATGATCGACATCCTCAAAGAAAGTGGCAGGACTACTTTGGCTTTAGCACGGATCACAAAGTAATTGGGATTCAATACCTAGTTACTGCTTTCTTTTTCTATTTTGTCGGTGGTGCATTAGCTGAGGTGATGCGGACTGAACTTTCCACTCCCGATCCAGATTTTGTGCAACCAGAATTTTATAACCAGCTTTTGACGATGCATGGAACAATTATGTTG is a window from the Pleurocapsa minor HA4230-MV1 genome containing:
- a CDS encoding heme o synthase, which translates into the protein MTGTSLARQNQNITEVIKSYYQLTKPRIIPLLLITTAASIWIASDGRVDPFLLLITLLGGTLAAASAQVMNCIYDQDIDYTMTRTRQRPIPSGRVQPRHALIFAVVLGVLSFSLLTIFANLLAAMLALSGIVFYMLIYTHWLKRHTTQNIVIGGAAGSIPPLVGWAAVTGDLGLIPWLLFGIIFLWTPPHFWALALMIKEDYAEVGIPMLPVVEGEEATVKQIWIYSLLVVPCSLLLMYPIGNLGIIYGAIALYLGSKFLYKAWELKQDPTSNQLAKGMFKYSIFYMMLLCVGMIVDTLPVTHQLMGMIFTCGG
- the phoU gene encoding phosphate signaling complex protein PhoU, with the protein product MGTLVEQSFRLSHQALFERDLDAIPKLLVLEKQIDIYYRQIESDCATLMTLQAPVAQDLRMLSASMQLVRDLERIGDYAQDLSEMAIKLVKYPPAAILPEIAQMSEHAQLMLATSLVALADLDPSAGARVKEYDDIVDNAYDHIYNAIAMQKNVPGVVEPVLLLGLIIRHLERMADHATNISQRVTYMVTGKRN
- a CDS encoding cytochrome c oxidase subunit II, whose translation is MNIPSSILTLIAGVAMTLISLWYGQNHGLLPIAASSDAGDVDELFNFMMTIATGLFLLVEGVLVYSVIKFRRAKGDFTDGPPIEGNVPLEIVWTAIPTVIVFILSIYSFEIYNRMGGLDPMTAGDPGPQMAHAHHHHSQLVALDPNRQNIALGLGASPDSKQGINPLEIKVNGIQYAWVFTYPETGVISGEIHVPVNRPVALNMTAGDVIHAFWLPEFRIKQDVIPGRETNLVFTPNQIGQYPVVCAELCGAYHGGMKTQLYVQSEEDYQKWIQENTFAMNSENNQSVAMSPVPNSQAEFLASYAKDLGVNSDTLAQLKPTENKSQAQSLELFK
- a CDS encoding GNAT family N-acetyltransferase is translated as MLESDQIVLQKYTPKDIPLLFEAIQISIDRVYPWLPWCHPNYTIAETEAWIKTRPQRWNEGKEFGFSIRDRQGTVVGGCGIGISSSPWYVNLGYWLRTGYTGKGYATTATKLLARFGVQQLQLKRIEIIASVENIDSQRVAERAGACKEGISRNKLLIHDKFHDAIIYSFIPDDFDPD
- a CDS encoding HAMP domain-containing histidine kinase, whose amino-acid sequence is MATFSFFLGLLLGLGIYVVQQYRFKQQLKKTLRSCVGNKDEDVSLPLESLIRRELSELARQRQQLEQDKQAWQELIEQAPIGYLQVDAENQLLGCNQTAKQLLHIDSRRALRVRLLLELVRSYDLDQLIESTRNSQRSQTKEWIFYFTRYVSPQQSEWETDDTQPLQKVVEAIALKGSGFPLPKQQVGVFIENRQPLLELSQSRDRTFADLTHELRTPLTSISLVAENLLRRLQDPERRWVEKMLQETNRLIELVQEWLDLTQLQAAPNKALKYETIELYDLVQSVWQTLEPIAKRKEVTLSYQGDRQLVISADRSRIIQVFINLLDNAIKHSSVGNEILVQVLAQSSRQSDSRKQIKIDVIDSGSGFNTSDLPYIFERLYRGDKSRAREPQNTSADGSGLGLAIVEQIIQAHGGTISAKNHPQIGGAWLEILLPIDQV
- a CDS encoding iron uptake porin — its product is MIRLFWQAAKIAPVLFAACLFSANSASAQSVNADKEAVDQTLEQINNYQQLNQDNQSQVTNVNQLRDVSPTDWAYEALRSLVDRYGCIAGFPNQTYRGDQALTRYEFAAGLNSCLNQIERLIASNSSGVDQEQLDTINRLQQEFEAELATLGGRVDEIESRTAVLEDSQFSTTTKLKGEAIFSVSDVFGGGLDDDDDDDDDNDDDINAETTLSYRSRLNFDTSFTGEDRLRARLQTGNATQLDDDVTGTNSTRLGYDNTTDNSVEISDLHYRFPVGEKADVWVGAEGLDLDDVFNPNNPQLADSGTGALSRFSRYNPLLFRGIEGAGAGVNLDIIEDKVGVNVAYLTDNASSPDEGEGLFNGSYSAGAQLEFAPIEALELTATYVRDYQSGSTLNEDGDAQGLVDYGGGTVSGQVVEPFGAGVATNADKIGLGATFNVGERIALSANGGYANIGSLGAGEEQSGDVWTWGANASLLDLVKEGSVLSIGGGMLPKFSSDDVADDEDTSYLVEALYKFPLNDNISITPGAYAVLNPDHNSDNETVYVGVVRTTFEF
- a CDS encoding response regulator transcription factor gives rise to the protein MLSLQNPQTSEQSKLAQINRILLVEDEDLIRDMVKVALEEEGYEVYTASNGRAALNILQSPDFSRDKLTPDLIILDLMLPEVNGLDICRLLRYQGDITPILVISAKSSETDRVLGLEVGADDYLTKPFSMRELIARCRALLRRQNYTSLSPSSVQKYREISLFSQECRVIVRGIEVNLSPKEFRLLELFMSYPRRVWSREQLIEQVWGLDFLGDTKTVDVHIRWLREKLELEPSQPEYLITVRGFGYRFG
- a CDS encoding heme A synthase, whose translation is MTESLFQSSNARLQDVYQPRVWIRRLVWKIAIATLLLMAVGSATRVMNAGLACPDWPLCYGQLIPTRQMNLQVFLEWFHRLDAALIGVSAIALSSLSWWFRKQLPQWLPWAATFALFLIVFQGILGGLTVTQLLRFDIVTAHLGTALLFFSTLIIIGTALTPYQGTGVAGKLRWLGLSAAILVYLQSILGGLVGSRWALHQCFGGSQLCNVMNAHILGVVPPTLATIAVVWFAWKTPGLNANLRTLANAAAGLVSLQILLGIATFRLHLQVEPLTVTHQAVGASLLGVLIAFTVLAMRDSAIAPKNQYQ